The sequence AGAATTGTACTGATGTGTTGCCGGCATCATCGGCTGCCTCTATTTTGATGGTGTGCGGGCCTTCAGATATGTCAGATATGGTATCAGTTTCTATACCATCAAGGTAATACTTGACTGAAACCTCGCCATCATCAGTTATTGCAGGAATTGGAATTGTATTGGCATACTCATCAATAGGAAAAACAATGACAGGTGGTGATACGTCTGCAGATATGGAAGAAAATTTGCCAATTACCGTAAACGGTTCGGTAGTAGATTTGCCTCCAAACAAAGTTGAATGCAACAATAAGGTGTATGTTCCCGTCTGGTTTATTGGCGCAGATAATAAAGTAGATGTTGCGTCTTTGTTTTTGACTGGATAAAATCCACCGCCCTCACTAAACGGAGTGATGCCAAGCCAGTCAGATGTAGGCCAGTCAAGTAACTGTCCAAACACGCCCGCAGGAACATTGCTTTGTATGATTCGACCTTGCGGATCAATTACAAATGCGGAAAAGTTAGTGTCGCCGTCTTGCCAAGATATGTCAATTGAGGCTGTGTTGATTGTAGAATCTGATATGTCAAAATAATACTGTCGCCAGTCTCCCGCATTGTACCTGTTAGTCATATCAAACGCCCCCTTGACGTAGCCGTTTCCATACAAAATGTCTGGGTTATTTTGGCCAGCTATCACTGTCAGTTTTTCCTTTTGTATTTGTGATGTTATCGCAAACGACAACGGTGCATTTACTGTATGATTATTGCCAATGAATCTTAGAAATCCCTGATAGATTCCAGGCTTGGCATTCTCTGGAACAATTATTGTTGCAGAGACATGGGCTGTGCCATGGGGCGGTACCTTTATGATTCCATTGTCAACCCAGATATCGCTCCAGTCTTGCTTTTTGTAATAGCTCGCAGACAGCTCATAGTTCATCTCTGTGGAATTTTTCTTGATCTCGCCTAACCAGTATGAGTGTCTTGTAGGCACTGGATACACGCCAACGAGGGGCACATTTTCGAATTTGGTGTTCGGATCAGATACGCGCAGTTCTTGGACTGTTCCCCACGAGCCCCCTCTGTTTACTAGAGAGAGCTCACTGCTTGAGACCAGATCGTCCTTGTTTTTGTCATTCCAGTCATAGAGGTATAGCGAGGCAATCTTCATGTCCGATGCGTAAAGCTTTTCTGTCTTGTTCATAAAGTCCGAAAAGGCAAAGTTCATGTTCATCACCATTAGTTCTGCGTCTTTTGGAATTACAGTTCTATTTTCATAATATGAGGACAGTGATTCTTGCTTTGAGACATCTTTTAGCTTGATATAGTCAGGCCTGAACACGCCTGTCTTGTTGTAAAGTATGTCTTTTAGTTGAATTTTTGTAGTAGAATTTATCTCTGATTTTTCAATCAGGGCTAGCTTTTGGGGAATCACCTGTATTGTTATGGTCTGGTTGCCTGGATTTTCTATTGTATATGTGGTTGTGCTTTTGTCGCCCGGCCCCAGTCTTCCTCCAAACCAGCTTGTCTGCGGGTGTGCCTTTTCAGATAATTTGAACATGTCAAATCCAGGAAGTGTCTGATTTAGTTTTATCATTGGAGGTTCAAGGACTTGTTTTATTGTGTAATACGTGGAATTGTTATACACTGCAAATACTCCACCTTCTCCATTGATTAGTTGCGCTGCCCTGTACGAGTTTACAAACCCAGAGCCCTGCGTGAACGGATCGTTTTGTATGTCAGTGGCAGTAGACATTAGAATATTTTTTATCATGAATGGATCGTATTCTTGGTTTTTTTGTTGTAGTCCTTCCATTAGGATTGCCGCAGAGCCTGCAACTAGCGGTGCTGCCATGCTAGTTCCTCCAAACATGGAAAATGATTCCGCCTTAGAGTCCTTTTTTGCCTTGAGTACGTTGCTTGGCACAAATCCATATGCCCCAGTGTTTAGCAAATCTGGTTTTGGATCTCCAATTATGCTTGGGCCCCTGCTTGAAAAGTCAACCATGTGGTTTGCGTTATCTGTGGTGTTGCCAAATCTTGGCTGGCCCTTGAACGCCCCATATCCTACATAGACATTGTTTGTAGTAGCCCCAACCGTGATTCCAAACGGTGCGGCGTTTGGCAGGCCCATGGTGCCATAGCCAGGCCCTGCATTTCCTGCACTGGAAATTATTGTCACGCCGGGATATTTCGGATCAACTGACTGCGGCGTGGACAAAACATTTACTATCAAAGACAACACATCCATTCCTGGAGTTGTTTTCAGTGACGGAAAATTGGAAATGCCCCAGCTGTTCGACATTATATCGGCTCGTGGCTTGCCTGAAAACTTCCACGTGTTGTTTGTATTGTCAAATCCAGAGGCCCAAAGCCAGCCATACACAGTGTCGCCAAACCAGAGAGCCTTTACTGGTATGATTTTCGCATTTGGTGCAACACCCGTCAGCTTGTATTTTTTTGTATTATTGTAAATGTCGTATTGTTCTTTTCCCTTGGATACGATTGATGCTGCAGACCCTGTTCCATGGCCAGCAAAGTCAGTCATTACGCCAAAGAAATCTCCCTTTGGATCTAGTGGCGGCAGTAGCGTTCCGTTTGTAGCCTTGAGGAATGTATCCACAGATGACTTGTTTTGCGATATTACTCCATAGATGTCGACTATTTGCGCACCCACAGTACCTGCACTAAAGTCCAGCTTTCCGTCCTTGTTGGAGTCATATACCAAAAATTCATTGCCAGCTCCCAGCCGAATTGGTGTTTCATCTGTAAAGTCAAAATCATATTTTGGCTTTTGTCCCTTTTTTAGATCAAACTTGGTATAGTCTTGCCAAGATGTGCTAAGGTCCGGTATGATGGTATCATATTTGCCAGGGACCTGCGAATCCACTACCAGTATAGGCACTGCCTGAACGCTGGTAAATGGTCCCTGCATTGTTCCTTGGTACATCATCCCAAAATGGTAAACGCCGCTTGCGGATTTGATGTAATCATGCTTGCTTTTGCCTATTTTGTAATCATCTAGTATGGTGCCGTTGAATATTGGCGCAGGGCCGCTTGCCGGAAAGAACGAATTGTATATGGATATTGGAGTTCCCTTGCCATTTTGCTTTAGGTTCAAAAAGGCGCCTTTTTTTGTCAGGTATACAGTCGATGTTGCGTCTTTGTCAAGGGATTTGTTTATTTTCTCAATTACCGGTTTTGTGAGATTTTGTAAAACGCCGTACTTGTCAATGTTTGCAGCAAAGGTAGCATTTGTAATCACGAGCCCCTGCCCGTCGGCATCAAGCATGATTGGATGGTTGTTCTGGTCCCGTGCCAAAGAATCCTTGAGATCTGGATTTGAAAAGTCAACACCAGTATCAACTATGGCGATCTTGATCCCATTTCCAGTGTAATTGTATTTTATTTGCGCAAGCTCTGCCCCACTGGATTCTCGGATCTGGTCCATTTCTGAAAACATGCCCCTGTCATGAAATTCCAGCGGAAAATCCCTGATGATCTGGTATCCTTTTGCGCTTAAAACCGGAATTGATTGGTCAGAAAGTATGGCAATTGAAAAAAATCCGTTGCCAGTGCTAACACTGGAAATTGTGTCAATGTCGTCAGGTGATCCGTATCCAAATACAAGATAGCGCTGTAGGTTGTGGTTTTGCAGAGTTTCCTTTGGGACTAGGACCAGATCAGTAAATGAGCTTGCATCTAATTTTGTCCCAGAGGGATTGTCAAATTTATCATATGCAAAAGAGTTTGAAAACACAGAAGACATCAAAAGGACACAGAGGGTCAGCGAGAGGATTTTTGTGCCAAAAAACATGGTGGTACTATCTTCTTCTTGCAATAATGACAATTTGCAGTGCCACAATTATTGCAATTGATGCAACAATTGGAAACAACAAAGAGTTTAGCTGTTGCGATGCATTTTCCATGTTTTTAACGGAATTTGATATAGAAGTAACGCTGTCATCGATGTTTTTGCTAGCAGAATCCAGCGAAGAGCCAAATCCTTCTATTTCAGATTTTAGATTGTCCAGCTCTGATGACGTATCTTTTAGTACGGAATTTAGCTCGATGATTTGCGTTGATATCCCTCCCAAGTCTTGTTTTAGGACTACCGTAGCTGCAGAGCCGTGTGATATTGTTCCCTGTGAGAAGGCTACTGCATGGAATACGTGTGTTCCC comes from Nitrososphaerota archaeon and encodes:
- a CDS encoding peptidase S8 gives rise to the protein MSSVFSNSFAYDKFDNPSGTKLDASSFTDLVLVPKETLQNHNLQRYLVFGYGSPDDIDTISSVSTGNGFFSIAILSDQSIPVLSAKGYQIIRDFPLEFHDRGMFSEMDQIRESSGAELAQIKYNYTGNGIKIAIVDTGVDFSNPDLKDSLARDQNNHPIMLDADGQGLVITNATFAANIDKYGVLQNLTKPVIEKINKSLDKDATSTVYLTKKGAFLNLKQNGKGTPISIYNSFFPASGPAPIFNGTILDDYKIGKSKHDYIKSASGVYHFGMMYQGTMQGPFTSVQAVPILVVDSQVPGKYDTIIPDLSTSWQDYTKFDLKKGQKPKYDFDFTDETPIRLGAGNEFLVYDSNKDGKLDFSAGTVGAQIVDIYGVISQNKSSVDTFLKATNGTLLPPLDPKGDFFGVMTDFAGHGTGSAASIVSKGKEQYDIYNNTKKYKLTGVAPNAKIIPVKALWFGDTVYGWLWASGFDNTNNTWKFSGKPRADIMSNSWGISNFPSLKTTPGMDVLSLIVNVLSTPQSVDPKYPGVTIISSAGNAGPGYGTMGLPNAAPFGITVGATTNNVYVGYGAFKGQPRFGNTTDNANHMVDFSSRGPSIIGDPKPDLLNTGAYGFVPSNVLKAKKDSKAESFSMFGGTSMAAPLVAGSAAILMEGLQQKNQEYDPFMIKNILMSTATDIQNDPFTQGSGFVNSYRAAQLINGEGGVFAVYNNSTYYTIKQVLEPPMIKLNQTLPGFDMFKLSEKAHPQTSWFGGRLGPGDKSTTTYTIENPGNQTITIQVIPQKLALIEKSEINSTTKIQLKDILYNKTGVFRPDYIKLKDVSKQESLSSYYENRTVIPKDAELMVMNMNFAFSDFMNKTEKLYASDMKIASLYLYDWNDKNKDDLVSSSELSLVNRGGSWGTVQELRVSDPNTKFENVPLVGVYPVPTRHSYWLGEIKKNSTEMNYELSASYYKKQDWSDIWVDNGIIKVPPHGTAHVSATIIVPENAKPGIYQGFLRFIGNNHTVNAPLSFAITSQIQKEKLTVIAGQNNPDILYGNGYVKGAFDMTNRYNAGDWRQYYFDISDSTINTASIDISWQDGDTNFSAFVIDPQGRIIQSNVPAGVFGQLLDWPTSDWLGITPFSEGGGFYPVKNKDATSTLLSAPINQTGTYTLLLHSTLFGGKSTTEPFTVIGKFSSISADVSPPVIVFPIDEYANTIPIPAITDDGEVSVKYYLDGIETDTISDISEGPHTIKIEAADDAGNTSVQFYSFVVDKTAPQILVSNQQERISDVLSIEFAVEDENPNVVSVLLPDGTILQNQTSIDFDARNLADGKHDIIIQSMDRAGNKSEKTITFEKSDIITPVVAKNNTKLDLNLVLLIISGIIAIGIAIFIILTTKWQNSSKR